The Intrasporangium calvum DSM 43043 sequence CTCGAACGTGTTGCCGTGCATCGGGTCGCAGATCCACGTCACCCGCGCACCCGACGTCGTCACCTTGTCGACCAGCGCCGGGAGCACGTCGCGGATGGTGCCGGCGCCCATCCGCGTGATGAACGTGAGGCGGCCCGGGGTCCGGTCGGGATCGACCAGGTCGATCATCCGCAGGACCTCGTCGATGTCGGCCTTGGGACCGAGCTTGACGCCGATCGGGTTGCTGATCCGCGAGACGAAGTCGATGTGCGCACCGTCGAGCTGGCGGGTCCGCTCGCCGACCCACACGAAGTGCCCGGACGTGTCGTAGAGCCGGCCGCTGCGGGAGTCGACTCGGGTCAACGGCCGCTCGTAGTCGAGCACGAGCGCCTCGTGGGCGGCGTAGAACTCCACGGTGCGCATCGCCTCGAAGTCGGCCCCGCAGGCAGCCATGAAGCGCATCGCCTTGTCGATGTCGTGGGCGATCTTCTCGTACCGGGAGTTGGCGGAGTTGGCGACGAAGCCGCGGTTCCACTCGTGCACGTAGCGCAGGTCGGCGTAGCCGCCGGTGGTGAAGGCGCGGACGAGGTTGAGGGTCGCCGCGCTCGCGTTGTAGGCGCGGACGAGTCGCTGCGGGTCCGGCTGGCGGGCCGTCTCGTGGAACGCGAAGTCGTTGACGATGTCTCCGCGGAACGCCGGGAGCGTGACGCCCTCGCGCGTCTCGACGGACGAGGAACGCGGCTTGGCGTACTGGCCGGCCATCCGGCCCACCTTGACGACCGGCACGCTGGCGCCGTAGGTGAGGACCGCGGCCATCTGGAGGATCGTCTTGATCCGGTCGCGGATGTTGTCCGCCGTCGCCGACGCGAAGGTCTCGGCGCAGTCCCCGCCCTGGAGGACGAACGCCTCCCCCACGGACGCCGCGGCCATCCGCTGGGTCAGCTGGTCGCACTCGCCCGCGAAGACGAGCGGTGGATAGGACGCGAGGGTGTCGACCACCTCGGACAGGGCAGCAGTATCGGGCCAGGTCGGCTGCTGGGCGGCCTCGAGCTCGGTCGCGGCCGCGTTGAGCGCAGCCAGTGCCTCGGCTCCCGCTGCAGGGCCTGCGAAGCCGCGGCCGGCCGCGGTGTCGGTGGTCATGGTCACCCATTCAGCGTAGACGCCGTGGAGGGGTGCTCCCGCCCGGGTCCGCATCCCGAACCTGCGCGCCGGGCCCGATCAGCTGCCGTATGCCGCTGGGCCGGCTTCGTGGGACGACGCTCACCTCGTGCTCGGGTGGCCTCCACCCCCGTCAGGCGGGCCCCGCCGGGTCGATCCCCCGCTCGTAGGCGAACCGAGCCAGCTCGACCCGGTTGTTCAGGTGCAGCTTGCCGAAGATGTTCTGGACGTGGTTCTGGACGGTGCGATGCGACAGGAAGAGCGCCGCGGCGATCTCCTTGTATCCCATGCCGGTCGCGACGTACTTGAGGATCTCGGTCTCCCGGTCGGTCAGCTCGGGTACCGCGCGACGTGAGGCGCTGTCGGCGGCTTCGGAGCGCACGCGGCGGAACTCCCCGAGCACCAGACCCGCGAGACGTGCGGTGAAGACCGGCTCGCCGGCCGCCGTGGAACGCACGGCCGCGAGGAACTCCTCGCGCCCGGCGGACTTGACGAGGTACCCGAGTGCGCCGGCCTTGACTGCCTCGAGGACGTCCTTGGAGTCGCCGCTCGCCGAGAGGATGAGGATACGGGTGCGAGGGCGCCCCGGGCGGGAGCCCTGCGCCAGCCTGGCGCAGACCTCGGCACCGGTGAGGCCGGGCAGGTGGAGGTCGAGGACGAGGACATCCGGCTCGGTCGCCCTGGTGCGGTTGACCGCGCCATGGCCGTCGTCAGCGGTGGCCACCACGTCGAACCCTGCTTCGACGAGGTCGCGGGCGACGGCGTCACGCCACATCGGATGGTCATCGGCGACGACGACCCGGATCGGACCCTGGTCCTCGGTCCTGGCGGCAGTGAGGTCCTCGCTCATCGGCGCCCGGCCGACGGGATGCGCAGCTCTACGGTGGTGCCCCCGGTGGGCCCGGTGCGGACCGTGGCGCTGCCACCGAGATCCTCGAGCCGGCTGGTGATGCTCGACGCCACACCGAGTCGCCCTTCTTCGCGGGCCTCTTCGAGACGGCCGGGCGCCAGCCCGCGTCCCGAGTCCCGGATCGTCACGGCGACCTCGGAGCCGTCCTCGTCGAGGAGCACCCAGGCCTCTGCGCCCGGTCCGGCGTGCTTGCGGACGTTGTCGAGGGCCGCCTCGACCGCAGCGACGACCTCGTGGCCGACCCGCCTTGGCAGGAGGACCGGCTCGGCGGGAGCGACGAGGTGGGCGGCGTCGTGCTGAACGTGACGGAGGAGGGAGCGCAGGTCGACGTCGCCGGTCAGCGCGTGGCTCACCGCATCAACACCTGCGTGGCTGACGAGGGCGCGGAGGATCCGTTCCTGTTCCGCGGCCATCGCCCCCAGGGCTGCGGCCTCCCCACCGAGGTCCTCCCCGCGCCGGTGGATGAAGGCCAGGGTCTGGAGCACCCCGTCGTGCACGGTCCGGGCGAGGCGGTCGCGCTCCGCGCGGGCCGCGTCGCGGTGCATGGCCTCGGCGAGGGCGACGTGGCTCGCGCGGGCCAGGTCGACGCAGTAGCCGAGACAGCCCCCGAGCAGCAGCCCGAAGACGGAGTTGGTCACCGTGTTGCCGGTCGGGGTGATGACCTCGACGAACGAGGCCGCAGCGACGACGCCGGCGGCGAGGACACCGCCCCGCCAGCCACGCAGGATGGCCCACCCGACGATCGCGGCCGAGGGCCAGATCGACGGGATCGTCTTGGCGCCGGCCGTGATGACCCAGTCATGGTCCACGAGGCGGGTCGCGAGGATGGCCGCGCAGCCGAGGGCGAGCTCGACGGCGTACGCCCGCTCGGAGCGCCTCGGCCGGACGGTCTGGGCGAGGGTCCAGGCGGTGAGCACCCCGAGGACGACCACCGCGAGGGCCGGCTCAGCGACCCCGTCACGCCGGAGCCAGACCGAGTGAGCGGCGTAGACCAGGGCGAGCACGCGGAACATGTCGACGGCCCGCCAGAGCCCGCGGACGACGGCATGCTCGTCAGCCGGCGCATCGTCTCCCGATGGCGCTCCTGCGGCCGGATCGCGGTTGCGGGTCCGAAGGAGCGAGTCGATCCGAACGGTCCGCATGGTCGTCAGGACGCGACGCCCGTGGCGCCGTTCGAGTCGTCGGAGTCGGGGGCGGAGCTCGAGTCCGAGCCCGCGGAGAGGGGCGGGGCCGTGGCCTCGTCACCCCCATCGCCCGGGTCGCCCTCCGACAGCGAACCGGCGGGCATCGCCGCTTCCTGGATCTCGCGTGCCTTGGCCCGGGCGGCGGCGACGAGGCGGTCCTTCATCGAGGTCGCGTACATGTCGACGTACTCCTGCCCGGACAGCAGCATCAGCTCGTACATGATCTCGTCGGTGATGGAGCGCAGGACGAAGCGGTCGTCCTCCATCCCCTCGTAGCGCGAGAAGTCCAGCGGCTTGCCGACTCGCAGGCCGATCCGCATGATGTGCGGCGCGAGCTTGCCCGGGGGCTGTGCCTTGTCGGTGTCGATCATCGCCACCGGGATGACCGGAGCGCCGGACTCCAGGGCCATCCTCGCGACGCCCGTCCGCCCCCGGTAGAGCCGCCCGTCCGGCGAGCGAGTCCCTTCGGGGTAGATGCCGAGCATCTCGCCGCGCCGCAGGACCCGGAGGCCGGAGTTGAGCGCGGCACTGCTCGCCTTGCCCCCTGAGCGGTCGACGGGCAGCTGGCCGACTCCCTTGAAGAAGGCCTTGGTCAACCAGCCCTTGAGGCCATTGCCGGTGAAGTAGTCACTCTTCGCGAGGAAGGTGACCCGACGCTTGACCATGAGCGGGAGGAAGATCGAGTCGGAGAAGGACAGATGGTTCGAGGCGAGGATGACTGCACCCTCCTCGGGCAGGTGCTCCTCTCCCTCCACCCACGGGCGGAAGAGCAGCTTGAGGATCGGCCCGAGGACGATCGTCTTCAGCACCCAGTAGAACAAGCCCCACCACCTCCCACGTCTGCCCGCGAGCAGCCTACGACACTCGCGCCCGCCCGGTAGGCCGTGCGAGGATCTGTGTCGTGAAGGACCGGGACCTCGAGGCGGAGTTCGAGCGCATCGTCGCGGGTTGGGAGACCGAGGCCCCGGATCCGCAGGGATCGAGCGTGCCCCCTTCGCCCCCGCCCGACCCCTCGGCCGGGGCGGAGTCAGCACCGGGCGAGGCCTCGGGCCCGGCCGGCACCCCGACCCCGGCCGAGGGTCGGTTCAAGGACACCGGGCTGAACCTGCCGATCGCCCCGGCCACCGGGCACGTCTGGCGCGGTTCCGAGCCGCCGAGGGAGGACGTCGACGAGCTGCTCGACGCGGGCGCGGTGGATGACGACCATTTCGTCCCGCCGACCGAGACGGACCTGCCCACCGCGGAGGAGGACCCGATGTTCTGGGCCATCGTCGGCGGTCTCGGCGGCGGCACGCTGCTGCTGCTCTACATCCTCTTCTTCGACCGCGGCGGCAGCGGGTGGTGGATCGTCACCGCGGTGACGATGATCGTCGTCGGTTTCGTCCTGCTCGTGCTGCGGGGCGGGACGGAGCGAGACCCGTTCGACGACGGCACGCGCGTCTGAGCCGTCGGGTCACCCGGCCGTATGCCGCTGGGCCCGGTCCCGCTCCAAGGGTCGTCGGCGCACGGTTGAGCGTCCGGCGCATGGTTGAGCGTCCGTGGACAGCAGCCGCTCCCCCACGGTCAGGTCTGGTCGGGCAGCACGTCGACCCAGACCGGCCGGTGGTCCGACGCGGCGGCGAGGTCGGCCGCGTCCAGCTCGTCGAGCTCGGCGGCGGCCGGCTCCACGGTCGCGAGGTCGGCGCTCGCGAAGATGACGTCGAGCGCCGCCCGCGGCCGGTCCGAGGGGAAGGTGGGCCAGCCGCCGGAAGCGAGCGAGAAGTGCGCGGCGAACCGCGTGTGGGCCCTCCCGTCGACCCCTTCGTTGAGGTCACCCGCGAGCACGGTCCGCGGGAGCGGCTCCGAGAGGATCAGGTCGGCGTGCCGCACCCGCTCCTCCGCACGCAGGCTGAGGTGCACGCTGATGACGGTCACCGGCGGCTGGCCCGGCAGCGACACCCGCGCGGAGGCCAGACCGCGCGACCGGTCGGGGAGCCGGACCGGCAGACGCCGTGCACCCGTCGCGTGGACCCGGGCCTTGAGCGCGGTGAGGATTGCCGTGCCGCCGGTGCCGAGACGGCCCCCCGACCAGTAGAGCCCGCACTCGCGTGCGAAGGACGGTAGGCGAAGCTCCGTCGTCAGCCTGCGGGGGACCTCCTGCAGGCAGAGGACGTCGGGGCGCACCGCGCGGACGACCCTGGCCGCAGCGGCTCGGTCGGCGGTGAGGTCCTGCACGTTGTAGCTCATGACGCGCAGCGCGTCGTGCGGCCGCGCGCCGGTCATCGCCCGGACCGGGCGAGCTCGGCCGCGCCGATCAGACCTGCGTCGGCACCGAGCTCGGCTCGGACGATTCGGGCCTCGGGACGATAGCCCCGTCCGGGGAGCTGTCGCTTGAAGGCCTCTCGGGCCGGCCCCAGCAGCAGCTCCCCCGCAGCGCTGACGCCGCCGCCGACGACGAACAGACCGGGGTCGAGAGCCGCCGCGAGGTTGGCCATGCCGACGCCGAGCCAGTCACCGATCTCGGCGATCAGCTCTCGCGCGGTCGGGTCCCCGTCCCGAGCGGCCTCGGTGATGAGGGGCCCGGTGAGTGCCGCGACGTCGGAGCCGAGGCGAGCCACGAGGTCAGCCACCACGGGCGACCCCGCGCCGATCATGGCTCGCGCCTCGCGGACCAGGGCGTTGCCGCTCGCATACTGCTCCCAGCAACCCCGGTTGCCGCACTCACACCGCGCCCCGCCGGGGACCACCTGCATGTGCCCGAACTCGCCGGCGACCCCGTGCCGGCCGCGCCGGACCTGGCCGTCGATGATCAGCGCGCCGCCGATACCGGTGCCGAGAGTGATGACGACGGCGTGCGACTCCCCCCGTGCGGCCCCGAACACCCGCTCGGCCCAGGCGGCCGCGTTGGCATCGTTGTCGACGGTCACCGGCCACGGGAGGCGCCCGGCAAGCTGGCTCCGCAGCGGTTCCTGACGCCACGACAGGTGCGGTGCGAACAGGACGGTCCCCCGGTCCTCCGCAACGAAGCCGGCGGCCCCGATGCCGACCGCGACCACATCGGCCGGCTCGACCGAGGCGAGCAGCTCCTCGATGCACGCGACGATGGTGTCCTCGACGACGGCGGGCGACGTCGACCGGTGCGGGGTGTCACGCCGGGCGCGGTGGGTGATGCTGCCGTGCTCGTCGACGACGCCGCCCGCGACCTTGGTGCCGCCGATGTCGATGCCGATGGCCAGGTTCCGGCTCATCGGGAGTCCGCACCGTGCGTCGACGCACCGCCGCCCTCACCCTGCCGCTCGCCGTCACGCTCGCCGTCACGCTCGCCGGTGCGCTCACGCTGGGACTGCGCGAGGTCGCGCAGTGCGGTGGCGGCGAGATCGACGATCTCGGCGACGCGCTCCACGGTGTCGGGGCTGACCTGTTGGACGAACGCGATCAGCTGGCAGACCGGGCACAGGCGGCAGGCAGCCGGCGTGGTGCCGCCGCACGTGCACTCGGCGGCCGGGCCCTCCCCGTCCCCGGGCGCGGACGGGGCGGGACCGGGCGACAGACCACCCCAGCCACGCGACGCCAGCAGGTCGGCGAGGAGGGCGGCCTCATCGGCGACCGACCCCGTCGCTCGCTCGTGGTCTCCGTGTCGAGTGTCAGTCACGCCTCATGCCTCGGCGCGTTTCTTGAGCTCCTTGAGCGCCGTGTCAACGATGACCTTCTCCGCCTTCCGCTTCAGCAGCCCGATCATCGGCACCTTGACGTCCACGGTGAGCCGGTAGGTGACCTTGGTCGCGGCTCCGGCCTGCTCGAGCGTGTACGAGCCGTTCATCGCCTTGAGGACGGAGGCCCGGACGAGCGTCCAGGACAGCACACCCGTGCCGTCCTCGTCGATGTCCCATTCGTAGTCGAGGACGTACGTGTCCTTGATGGCGCCCGCGTCCAGGGTGAACTCCACCTGGTCCGCCCAGCCGTCGCCCTCCTCGGCCAGGATCGCGACCTGCTTCACCTCGCCGGCCCACTCGGGGTAGGCCTCGAAGTCCGCGATGACGTCGAGAACCTCGCCGGGCGATGCATCGATGACGATGGAGGACTCCGTGCGTTCGGCCATGCGCCGAAGGCTATCGCGTCGGTGCTCCGCCGCACGTCGCGACGACGTTGGCAGGGCGGCCGGTGCGGCCGCCCCCACCCACTGACCACCCGGGCGGCGGCCGGGGTGGAAGATGGGGTCAGCACGCCCGGACCGGTTCGGGACGGGACGTGGGGTCCAGCGATGTGTTCCACGTCGCGCCCGTACGGCACCCCACTGCCGTTACCGGCCGGTATCGTTCCCGCACCATCCGCCCACCGAGGAGTCACCGTGGAGGAGTCACCGTGAAGGACAAGGACGTCGCCGCAGTCGTGCCGACGACGACGGAGGGAACGCTGGCCGAGCTTCCTCGCCGCAACGCCAAGAGAGCACCGACGGACGCAGCGTTCTCGAAGAAGGGCGCTGACGGCCAGTGGACCCATGTCACCTGGGGTGAGTTCGCGGCCGAGGTGACCGCGCTCGCGAAGGGCCTCATCGCCGCCGGCGTCGACCAGGGTGACCGGATCGGCCTGATGTGCCGGACCCGCTACGAGTGGACCCTCGTCGACTTCGCGGCATGGTCCGCGGGCGCGGTCGTCGTCCCCATCTACGAGACGTCGTCTCCCGAGCAGGTCGAATGGATCCTCTCCGACTCGGGAGCCAAGCTCGTCGTCGTCGAGTCCCCGACGCATCGGGACACCGTGGAGCAGGTCCGGGACCGTGTCTCCACCCTGGGCGACGTGTACACCGTTGACGAGGGAGACCTCGACCGGCTCACGGCCCTGGGTCGCGACGTCCCGGACGACGCTCTCGCCGAGGCGCAGTCAGGTCTCGACCGGACGTCGGTCGCCACCATCATCTACACCTCCGGCACGACCGGTCGCCCCAAGGGCGTCCAGCTGACCCACGGGAACTTCCTCGACCTGGTCGAGAACGCCATCGAGAAGCTCGGCGCCGCCGTGCTTGCCCCCGGGTCCTCGACCCTGCTCTTCCTCCCCCTCGCCCACGTCTTCGCCCGCTTCATCGAGGTGCTGTGTGTCGCGTCTTCGGTGCGCATGGGCCACACCGCGGACGCGAAGGCGGTCGTGGAGGACTTCGGCACCTTCAGACCGACGTTCATCCTCGCCGTCCCGCGCGTCTTCGAGCGAGTCTTCAACGCCGCGGAGGCGAAGGCGGCGGCCGGCGGCAAGGACAAGATCTTCCATCGCGCCGCGACCGTGGCGATCGCCCACAGCGAAGCGCTCGACCACGGTGGCCCCGGGCTCAGTCTCCGACTCCAGCACGCCCTCTTCGACAAGCTCGTCTACAGCAAGCTGCGGGCGGCCATGGGCGGGCAGGTGCGCTACGCCGTCTCCGGCGGTGGCCCCCTGGGCACCCGGCTGGGCCACTTCTTCCGCGGCATCGGCATCAACATCCTCGAGGGGTACGGCCTGACCGAGACCACCGCCCCGGTGGCGGTGAACGTCCCCGACAAGGTGAAGATCGGGACCGTCGGTCCACCGCTGCCGGGCACCTCCATCCGGATCGCCGACGACGGGGAGATCCTCGTCAGGGGCGTCGGAGTGTTCAACGCCTACCACGACAACGA is a genomic window containing:
- a CDS encoding class II 3-deoxy-7-phosphoheptulonate synthase codes for the protein MTTDTAAGRGFAGPAAGAEALAALNAAATELEAAQQPTWPDTAALSEVVDTLASYPPLVFAGECDQLTQRMAAASVGEAFVLQGGDCAETFASATADNIRDRIKTILQMAAVLTYGASVPVVKVGRMAGQYAKPRSSSVETREGVTLPAFRGDIVNDFAFHETARQPDPQRLVRAYNASAATLNLVRAFTTGGYADLRYVHEWNRGFVANSANSRYEKIAHDIDKAMRFMAACGADFEAMRTVEFYAAHEALVLDYERPLTRVDSRSGRLYDTSGHFVWVGERTRQLDGAHIDFVSRISNPIGVKLGPKADIDEVLRMIDLVDPDRTPGRLTFITRMGAGTIRDVLPALVDKVTTSGARVTWICDPMHGNTFESSTGYKTRDFEDIVEEVRGFFEVHRSLGTVPGGIHVELTGNDVTECLGGAEKIIDSDLEKRYESVCDPRLNHQQSLELAFLVAEMLGQA
- a CDS encoding response regulator codes for the protein MSEDLTAARTEDQGPIRVVVADDHPMWRDAVARDLVEAGFDVVATADDGHGAVNRTRATEPDVLVLDLHLPGLTGAEVCARLAQGSRPGRPRTRILILSASGDSKDVLEAVKAGALGYLVKSAGREEFLAAVRSTAAGEPVFTARLAGLVLGEFRRVRSEAADSASRRAVPELTDRETEILKYVATGMGYKEIAAALFLSHRTVQNHVQNIFGKLHLNNRVELARFAYERGIDPAGPA
- the macS gene encoding MacS family sensor histidine kinase produces the protein MRTVRIDSLLRTRNRDPAAGAPSGDDAPADEHAVVRGLWRAVDMFRVLALVYAAHSVWLRRDGVAEPALAVVVLGVLTAWTLAQTVRPRRSERAYAVELALGCAAILATRLVDHDWVITAGAKTIPSIWPSAAIVGWAILRGWRGGVLAAGVVAAASFVEVITPTGNTVTNSVFGLLLGGCLGYCVDLARASHVALAEAMHRDAARAERDRLARTVHDGVLQTLAFIHRRGEDLGGEAAALGAMAAEQERILRALVSHAGVDAVSHALTGDVDLRSLLRHVQHDAAHLVAPAEPVLLPRRVGHEVVAAVEAALDNVRKHAGPGAEAWVLLDEDGSEVAVTIRDSGRGLAPGRLEEAREEGRLGVASSITSRLEDLGGSATVRTGPTGGTTVELRIPSAGRR
- a CDS encoding lysophospholipid acyltransferase family protein, which gives rise to MFYWVLKTIVLGPILKLLFRPWVEGEEHLPEEGAVILASNHLSFSDSIFLPLMVKRRVTFLAKSDYFTGNGLKGWLTKAFFKGVGQLPVDRSGGKASSAALNSGLRVLRRGEMLGIYPEGTRSPDGRLYRGRTGVARMALESGAPVIPVAMIDTDKAQPPGKLAPHIMRIGLRVGKPLDFSRYEGMEDDRFVLRSITDEIMYELMLLSGQEYVDMYATSMKDRLVAAARAKAREIQEAAMPAGSLSEGDPGDGGDEATAPPLSAGSDSSSAPDSDDSNGATGVAS
- a CDS encoding endonuclease/exonuclease/phosphatase family protein translates to MTGARPHDALRVMSYNVQDLTADRAAAARVVRAVRPDVLCLQEVPRRLTTELRLPSFARECGLYWSGGRLGTGGTAILTALKARVHATGARRLPVRLPDRSRGLASARVSLPGQPPVTVISVHLSLRAEERVRHADLILSEPLPRTVLAGDLNEGVDGRAHTRFAAHFSLASGGWPTFPSDRPRAALDVIFASADLATVEPAAAELDELDAADLAAASDHRPVWVDVLPDQT
- a CDS encoding ROK family glucokinase, whose amino-acid sequence is MSRNLAIGIDIGGTKVAGGVVDEHGSITHRARRDTPHRSTSPAVVEDTIVACIEELLASVEPADVVAVGIGAAGFVAEDRGTVLFAPHLSWRQEPLRSQLAGRLPWPVTVDNDANAAAWAERVFGAARGESHAVVITLGTGIGGALIIDGQVRRGRHGVAGEFGHMQVVPGGARCECGNRGCWEQYASGNALVREARAMIGAGSPVVADLVARLGSDVAALTGPLITEAARDGDPTARELIAEIGDWLGVGMANLAAALDPGLFVVGGGVSAAGELLLGPAREAFKRQLPGRGYRPEARIVRAELGADAGLIGAAELARSGR
- a CDS encoding SRPBCC family protein; translated protein: MAERTESSIVIDASPGEVLDVIADFEAYPEWAGEVKQVAILAEEGDGWADQVEFTLDAGAIKDTYVLDYEWDIDEDGTGVLSWTLVRASVLKAMNGSYTLEQAGAATKVTYRLTVDVKVPMIGLLKRKAEKVIVDTALKELKKRAEA
- a CDS encoding AMP-dependent synthetase/ligase, whose product is MKDKDVAAVVPTTTEGTLAELPRRNAKRAPTDAAFSKKGADGQWTHVTWGEFAAEVTALAKGLIAAGVDQGDRIGLMCRTRYEWTLVDFAAWSAGAVVVPIYETSSPEQVEWILSDSGAKLVVVESPTHRDTVEQVRDRVSTLGDVYTVDEGDLDRLTALGRDVPDDALAEAQSGLDRTSVATIIYTSGTTGRPKGVQLTHGNFLDLVENAIEKLGAAVLAPGSSTLLFLPLAHVFARFIEVLCVASSVRMGHTADAKAVVEDFGTFRPTFILAVPRVFERVFNAAEAKAAAGGKDKIFHRAATVAIAHSEALDHGGPGLSLRLQHALFDKLVYSKLRAAMGGQVRYAVSGGGPLGTRLGHFFRGIGINILEGYGLTETTAPVAVNVPDKVKIGTVGPPLPGTSIRIADDGEILVRGVGVFNAYHDNEQATSEAIRDGWFHTGDLGDLDEDGYLRITGRKKEILVTSGGKNVAPAVLEDRLRAHPLVSQCIVVGDQKPFIAAMVTLDPEMWPLWAASHGLENVSIEEARSHPKVLEVIQHAVDRANEAVSKAESIRKFVVLSGDFTEANGYLTPSLKMKRNIVMKDFATEVEKLYS